The window CCGGTGACCGCAAGCCGGGCGACGGTGCCGCCGGCgacaagaaggacaagaagttcgagCCCCCTGCCGCACCGTCGCGCGTGGGGCGCAAGCAGCGGAAACAGAGGGgccccgaggcggcggcgcggctgcccCCCGTGGCGCCGCTCTCCAAGTGCCGCCTCCGCCTTCTCAAGCTGGACCGCGTCAAGGACTACCTTCTCATGGAGGAGGAGTTCGTCGCGAGCCAGGAGCGGCTGCGCCCCAGCGAAGACAAGACGGAGGAGGACCGATCTAAGGTCGACGACCTCCGCGGCACCCCTATGAGCGTTGGCTCGCTCGAGGAGATCATCGACGAGAGCCACGCCATCGTCTCGTCCTCCGTTGGGCCTGAGTACTATGTCAGCGTACTCTCGTTCGTCGACAAGGACCAGCTGGAGCCGGGATGCTCCATACTGATGCATAACAAGGTACGAATCTGTAAAATCTGCATTTATCTGATGGACTCGAACATGGATTAGAATTGAATAGTTTTGACCACGAGAAAACCTAGGGCGAGTTCAGATTAGTGTTTTGTTGTGATGCTGGTAATTTCCTTGGTTCTAGAGGCTTTTGATAAGATAGCATTTGTGAAGGGAGGCTGACAACATCGGAGTGAGGTAGAACTGATCCAATTGGAACGGTAACATTTGTGAAGGGAGGCTGACAATATTGTAGTGAGTTAGAACTCGGGGCATTTTGATGACATTGGGACTTGTGGGGTGGGGCCATGGGGCGAAACATCGGAATTGAGATGAAACTTGTTGCGTACGTGCTGAACCGTGACACGTGATTTGATTATATATATGAAGATATCTATGCATGAACTGCACTATAGtttgtaatactccctccgttcctaaataagtccttttagagatttcaatacggactacatacggatgtatatacacatattttagagtgtagattcactcattttgctcagtatgtagtccatattgaaatctctaaaaagacttatatttaggaacggagggagtacaatgcttaTGTTGTCTCTGCAAACTTGTTTTGTTTCATTGCTAAGTGTCATTTCCTTGATTTCTTTAGGGATATTTTTTAACTTATATAGTTGGATAAGTACCAACCTTGTCTGTCTATCTATATATGATGCTGACCACTTTCTGGCCTGAATATTATCACAAACGATCGTCAACAATTGACAGTTGCAAAAGCAAACACCTGTTCACCTTAACTCCATATTCAAACTTCAAAGCAAAAATTCTGTTATTGCTTTCTTAACGAACACTATGATCACCATTAAATGCAGTAATTTTCTTGCAGTATTTCTCTTTGTAGTATGTGTTTTCCTTTAATCTTTGTTTGTGTCTTCAGCTCTTATATTCTTTGTGTGGTTAATAATGATATATTTCTACTGGTGTTTAGATTTATTTCCAATGGGTGCATCTCTAGATCCTCAGTTTCATTCCAATTTTAATATCTCAATGCACTTTTATATGAACAGAACAATTATAGGTCTGTTTGATGCAACTCATTTAGAACTTTATTGAGAAGCAAACTTGATATCATTTCTGTCAGGTTCTCTCGGTGGTTGGAATTTTGCAAGATGAAGTTGATCCTATGGTTTCTGTCATGAAAGTTGAGAAGGCACCTTTGGAGTCTTATGCTGACATTGGTGGTTTGGATGCCCAAATTCAAGAGATCAAAGAGGCAGTGGAACTTCCTTTGACACATCCTGAGCTATATGAGGACATTGGGATCAGGCCTCCGAAGGGAGTCATACTATACGGGGAACCTGGAACAGGGAAAACTCTACTTGCAAAGGTTTGTGCCTTTTTATCCTTTCCACTGGGCAAAGATTCCATATTTTGCTTCACTTAAGCATCTTTTCCACTAATAAATTAGTGAACCCGCTAAAAGCTTGTTAAGCACGTTATTATGTCTTTTGTAATAGTGCAACTTTATCTTATTGTATAAAATTGTGGC is drawn from Triticum dicoccoides isolate Atlit2015 ecotype Zavitan chromosome 4A, WEW_v2.0, whole genome shotgun sequence and contains these coding sequences:
- the LOC119285441 gene encoding 26S proteasome regulatory subunit 4 homolog, encoding MGQGSPGGMGKQGGLPGDRKPGDGAAGDKKDKKFEPPAAPSRVGRKQRKQRGPEAAARLPPVAPLSKCRLRLLKLDRVKDYLLMEEEFVASQERLRPSEDKTEEDRSKVDDLRGTPMSVGSLEEIIDESHAIVSSSVGPEYYVSVLSFVDKDQLEPGCSILMHNKVLSVVGILQDEVDPMVSVMKVEKAPLESYADIGGLDAQIQEIKEAVELPLTHPELYEDIGIRPPKGVILYGEPGTGKTLLAKAVANSTSATFLRVVGSELIQKYLGDGPKLVRELFRVADDLSPSIVFIDEIDAVGTKRYDAHSGGEREIQRTMLELLNQLDGFDSRGDVKVILATNRIESLDPALLRPGRIDRKIEFPLPDIKTRRRIFQIHTAKMTLAEDVNLEEFVMTKDEFSGADIKAICTEAGLLALRERRMKVTHADFKKAKEKVMFKKKEGVPEGLYM